One genomic segment of Mastomys coucha isolate ucsf_1 unplaced genomic scaffold, UCSF_Mcou_1 pScaffold22, whole genome shotgun sequence includes these proteins:
- the LOC116071203 gene encoding beta-defensin 4-like, which translates to MRIHYLLFAFLLVLLSPLAAFTKKINNPVSCMFNGGICWRASCARGDKLIGSCGLPKVRCCKKK; encoded by the exons ATGAGGATCCATTACCTTCTCTTTGCATTTCTCCTGGTGCTGCTGTCTCCACTTGCAG CATTTACCAAAAAAATCAACAATCCAGTATCATGCATGTTCAATGGAGGCATCTGCTGGCGTGCATCATGTGCTAGGGGTGATAAACTGATCGGCAGTTGTGGGCTTCCTAAAGTCAGATGCTGCaagaaaaaatag